From Saccopteryx leptura isolate mSacLep1 chromosome 3, mSacLep1_pri_phased_curated, whole genome shotgun sequence, one genomic window encodes:
- the CC2D1B gene encoding coiled-coil and C2 domain-containing protein 1B isoform X1, with protein MPGPRPRKGPQGSGQGVAAAKQLGLFVEFNPEDMLLGMEETEDDEDLEAELLSLTGEAGTTSRKPAPKGQAPLPITHIEKLAADCMRDEEEEEEEEEGLEEDTDLLAELQEVLGADEGVGSLDGNETAIRDSTEEKGQENIEHPVQTALLTASVPAAQAGGPQGLQTLLEDRIHNYQEAAAGAKEAGEAAKARRCERGLKTLESQLAAVRRGRKINEDEIPPPVALGKKPPVPQEITNRSPEADPPAPPTMLPDNSSQSETSLLGSPGISAPPSSDPDPRALLSARQKEYKVAALNAKRAGDLDHARELMRIGKRFGAVLEALEKGQPVDLSAMPPAPEDLKPLPQASKALTASSVPPAVERLQPVMTSDTPATPVAHTEPQTVLDALQQRLNKYREAGIQARGSGDERKARMHERIAKQYQDAIRAHRAGRRVDFAELPVPPGFPPIPGLEPTVGTEEDAVAATLAAAQKLASEDTAPADEDEDEDEPPAQAPAPKKPLVPSSRPLPEPKASSSKESLSPSVREQLALLEARKLQYQRAALQAKRGQDLEQAKAHLRLAKCLEAQIMQVRAGRPVDLSKVPSPLTDEEGDFILIHHEDLRLSQKAEEVYAQLQKMLLGQHEKCLLFSKQFMHQGNVAETTRFEKLAQDRKKQLEILQLAQAQGLDPPSHHFELKTFQTVRIFSELNSTEMHLIIVRGMNLPAPPGVTPDDLDAFVRFEFHYPNSDQAQKSKTAVVKNTNSPEFDQLFKLNINRNHRGFRRVIQSKGIKFEIFHKGSFFRSDKLVGTAHLKLERLENECEIREILEVLDGRKPTGGKLEVKLTVSAGRGARLVAVCGSVLSQLCWLQKPLYIRETDAAARTPKTY; from the exons CCCCCTTACCCATCACTCACATCGAGAAGTTGGCAGCAGACTGTATgcgggatgaggaggaggaagaggaggaagaagaagggctGGAGGAGGATACAGACTTGCTG GCTGAGCTGCAGGAGGTCCTGGGTGCAGATGAAGGAGTTGGGTCCCTGGATGGCAATGAGACAGCCATCCGGGATAGCACTGAGGAGAAGGGACAGGAAAACATTGAACATCCAGTGCAAACAGCTCTCCTAACAGCTTCAGTCCCAGCGGCTCAG GCTGGAGGGCCTCAGGGGCTGCAGACTCTGCTGGAAGATCGGATCCACAATTACCAGGAGGCTGCGGCTGGTGCCAAGGAGGCAGGTGAAGCAGCCAAAGCCAGGCGCTGTGAGCGTGGCCTCAAG ACTCTAGAGTCCCAGTTGGCTGCTGTGAGGAGAGGCAGGAAGATCAATGAGGATGAGATCCCACCaccagtggccttgggcaagaAACCCCCGGTCCCCCAGGAAATAACCAACAGGAGCCCCGAGGCAGaccctcctgctccccccaccatgTTGCCAG ACAACTCTTCCCAGTCTGAGACAAGCCTCTTGGGCAGCCCTGGCATTTCTGCCCCTCCCAGTTCAGACCCAGATCCACGGGCCCTGTTGTCGGCCCGACAGAAAGAGTACAAAGTGGCTGCCCTGAATGCCAAGCGGGCTGGAGACCTAGATCATGCCCGAGAGCTCATGAGGATCGGGAAG AGATTTGGTGCCGTCCTGGAGGCCCTGGAGAAGGGACAGCCTGTGGACCTGAGTGCCATGCCCCCGGCACCTGAAG ACCTGAAGCCCCTCCCACAGGCTTCTAAGGCCCTCACAGCATCCTCAGTACCCCCAGCAGTGGAGCGACTGCAGCCAGTGATGACCTCTGACACCCCAGCAACTCCAG TGGCCCATACTGAGCCACAGACAGTGCTGGACGCCCTGCAGCAGAGGCTGAACAAGTACCGGGAGGCAGGCATCCAGGCCCGGGGCAGCGGGGACGAGCGAAAGGCCCGGATGCATGAACGCATTGCCAAG CAATATCAAGATGCCATTCGAGCGCACCGAGCAGGACGCAGAGTTGATTTTGCTGAGTTGCCTGTTCCTCCAG GGTTCCCCCCCATCCCTGGTCTGGAACCCACTGTGGGCACTGAGGAGGATGCAGTAGCAGCCACTTTAGCAGCTGCCCAGAAACTAGCCTCCGAGGACACAGCGCCAGCAGACGAGGATGAGGATGAG GATGAGCCTCCAGCCCAGGCCCCAGCACCCAAGAAGCCTCTGGTCCCTTCATCCCGGCCCCTGCCTGAGCCCAAGGCCTCAAGTTCTAAGGAGTCACTGAGTCCCTCTG TGCGGGAGCAGCTGGCACTGCTAGAGGCCCGCAAACTGCAGTACCAGCGGGCAGCCCTGCAGGCCAAGCGTGGCCAGGACTTGGAACAGGCCAAAGCTCATCTGCGGCTGGCCAAATGCCTTGAGGCTCAGATCATGCAGGTCCGAGCTGGCCGACCTGTGGACCTCTCCAAG GTGCCTTCACCCTTGACGGATGAGGAGGGTGACTTTATCCTCATTCATCACGAAGACCTGCGCCTCTCCCAGAAGGCTGAGGAGGTGTACGCCCAGCTACAAAAAATGCTTCTTGGGCAACATGAG AAATGTCTGCTGTTTTCCAAGCAGTTCATGCACCAGGGCAATGTGGCTGAGACTACCCG GTTTGAGAAGCTTGCTCAGGACCGCAAGAAGCAGCTTGAGATCCTGCAGCTGGCCCAGGCTCAGGGCCTTGACCCTCCTAGCCACCACTTTGAGTTGAAGACATTCCAGACTGTGAG GATCTTCTCAGAACTCAACAGCACAGAAATGCATCTGATCATTGTCCGGGGAATGAACCTCCCAGCCCCTCCAG GGGTGACCCCTGATGACTTGGATGCTTTTGTGCGGTTTGAGTTCCACTACCCTAACTCG GACCAAgctcaaaaaagcaaaacagctGTGGTGAAGAACACAAATTCTCCAG AATTTGATCAACTCTTCAAACTAAATATCAACCGAAACCACCGGGGTTTCAGGAGGGTGATCCAAAGCAAAGGAATCAAGTTTGAAATCTTCCATAAAGG ATCCTTCTTCAGAAGTGACAAGCTGGTTGGCACAGCCCACCTGAAACTGGAACGGCTGGAGAATGAGTGTGAGATCAGAGAGATTTTGGAG GTCCTGGATGGAAGGAAGCCTACAGGGGGCAAGCTGGAGGTGAAG CTGACGGTCAGCGCTGGGAGAGGAGCCAGGCTAGTGGCTGTGTGCGGAAGTGTCCTTTCCCAGCTTTGCTGGCTGCAGAAGCCTTTGTACATAAGGGAGACAGATGCTGCTGCACGAACACCAAAGACCTACTAA
- the CC2D1B gene encoding coiled-coil and C2 domain-containing protein 1B isoform X3, with amino-acid sequence MPGPRPRKGPQGSGQGVAAAKQLGLFVEFNPEDMLLGMEETEDDEDLEAELLSLTGEAGTTSRKPAPKGQAPLPITHIEKLAADCMRDEEEEEEEEEGLEEDTDLLAELQEVLGADEGVGSLDGNETAIRDSTEEKGQENIEHPVQTALLTASVPAAQAGGPQGLQTLLEDRIHNYQEAAAGAKEAGEAAKARRCERGLKTLESQLAAVRRGRKINEDEIPPPVALGKKPPVPQEITNRSPEADPPAPPTMLPDNSSQSETSLLGSPGISAPPSSDPDPRALLSARQKEYKVAALNAKRAGDLDHARELMRIGKRFGAVLEALEKGQPVDLSAMPPAPEDLKPLPQASKALTASSVPPAVERLQPVMTSDTPATPVAHTEPQTVLDALQQRLNKYREAGIQARGSGDERKARMHERIAKQYQDAIRAHRAGRRVDFAELPVPPGFPPIPGLEPTVGTEEDAVAATLAAAQKLASEDTAPADEDEDEDEPPAQAPAPKKPLVPSSRPLPEPKASSSKESLSPSVREQLALLEARKLQYQRAALQAKRGQDLEQAKAHLRLAKCLEAQIMQVRAGRPVDLSKVPSPLTDEEGDFILIHHEDLRLSQKAEEVYAQLQKMLLGQHEKCLLFSKQFMHQGNVAETTRFEKLAQDRKKQLEILQLAQAQGLDPPSHHFELKTFQTVRIFSELNSTEMHLIIVRGMNLPAPPGVTPDDLDAFVRFEFHYPNSDQAQKSKTAVVKNTNSPEFDQLFKLNINRNHRGFRRVIQSKGIKFEIFHKGSFFRSDKLVGTAHLKLERLENECEIREILEVLDGRKPTGGKLEVKVRLREPLSGQDVQMVTENWLVLEPRGL; translated from the exons CCCCCTTACCCATCACTCACATCGAGAAGTTGGCAGCAGACTGTATgcgggatgaggaggaggaagaggaggaagaagaagggctGGAGGAGGATACAGACTTGCTG GCTGAGCTGCAGGAGGTCCTGGGTGCAGATGAAGGAGTTGGGTCCCTGGATGGCAATGAGACAGCCATCCGGGATAGCACTGAGGAGAAGGGACAGGAAAACATTGAACATCCAGTGCAAACAGCTCTCCTAACAGCTTCAGTCCCAGCGGCTCAG GCTGGAGGGCCTCAGGGGCTGCAGACTCTGCTGGAAGATCGGATCCACAATTACCAGGAGGCTGCGGCTGGTGCCAAGGAGGCAGGTGAAGCAGCCAAAGCCAGGCGCTGTGAGCGTGGCCTCAAG ACTCTAGAGTCCCAGTTGGCTGCTGTGAGGAGAGGCAGGAAGATCAATGAGGATGAGATCCCACCaccagtggccttgggcaagaAACCCCCGGTCCCCCAGGAAATAACCAACAGGAGCCCCGAGGCAGaccctcctgctccccccaccatgTTGCCAG ACAACTCTTCCCAGTCTGAGACAAGCCTCTTGGGCAGCCCTGGCATTTCTGCCCCTCCCAGTTCAGACCCAGATCCACGGGCCCTGTTGTCGGCCCGACAGAAAGAGTACAAAGTGGCTGCCCTGAATGCCAAGCGGGCTGGAGACCTAGATCATGCCCGAGAGCTCATGAGGATCGGGAAG AGATTTGGTGCCGTCCTGGAGGCCCTGGAGAAGGGACAGCCTGTGGACCTGAGTGCCATGCCCCCGGCACCTGAAG ACCTGAAGCCCCTCCCACAGGCTTCTAAGGCCCTCACAGCATCCTCAGTACCCCCAGCAGTGGAGCGACTGCAGCCAGTGATGACCTCTGACACCCCAGCAACTCCAG TGGCCCATACTGAGCCACAGACAGTGCTGGACGCCCTGCAGCAGAGGCTGAACAAGTACCGGGAGGCAGGCATCCAGGCCCGGGGCAGCGGGGACGAGCGAAAGGCCCGGATGCATGAACGCATTGCCAAG CAATATCAAGATGCCATTCGAGCGCACCGAGCAGGACGCAGAGTTGATTTTGCTGAGTTGCCTGTTCCTCCAG GGTTCCCCCCCATCCCTGGTCTGGAACCCACTGTGGGCACTGAGGAGGATGCAGTAGCAGCCACTTTAGCAGCTGCCCAGAAACTAGCCTCCGAGGACACAGCGCCAGCAGACGAGGATGAGGATGAG GATGAGCCTCCAGCCCAGGCCCCAGCACCCAAGAAGCCTCTGGTCCCTTCATCCCGGCCCCTGCCTGAGCCCAAGGCCTCAAGTTCTAAGGAGTCACTGAGTCCCTCTG TGCGGGAGCAGCTGGCACTGCTAGAGGCCCGCAAACTGCAGTACCAGCGGGCAGCCCTGCAGGCCAAGCGTGGCCAGGACTTGGAACAGGCCAAAGCTCATCTGCGGCTGGCCAAATGCCTTGAGGCTCAGATCATGCAGGTCCGAGCTGGCCGACCTGTGGACCTCTCCAAG GTGCCTTCACCCTTGACGGATGAGGAGGGTGACTTTATCCTCATTCATCACGAAGACCTGCGCCTCTCCCAGAAGGCTGAGGAGGTGTACGCCCAGCTACAAAAAATGCTTCTTGGGCAACATGAG AAATGTCTGCTGTTTTCCAAGCAGTTCATGCACCAGGGCAATGTGGCTGAGACTACCCG GTTTGAGAAGCTTGCTCAGGACCGCAAGAAGCAGCTTGAGATCCTGCAGCTGGCCCAGGCTCAGGGCCTTGACCCTCCTAGCCACCACTTTGAGTTGAAGACATTCCAGACTGTGAG GATCTTCTCAGAACTCAACAGCACAGAAATGCATCTGATCATTGTCCGGGGAATGAACCTCCCAGCCCCTCCAG GGGTGACCCCTGATGACTTGGATGCTTTTGTGCGGTTTGAGTTCCACTACCCTAACTCG GACCAAgctcaaaaaagcaaaacagctGTGGTGAAGAACACAAATTCTCCAG AATTTGATCAACTCTTCAAACTAAATATCAACCGAAACCACCGGGGTTTCAGGAGGGTGATCCAAAGCAAAGGAATCAAGTTTGAAATCTTCCATAAAGG ATCCTTCTTCAGAAGTGACAAGCTGGTTGGCACAGCCCACCTGAAACTGGAACGGCTGGAGAATGAGTGTGAGATCAGAGAGATTTTGGAG GTCCTGGATGGAAGGAAGCCTACAGGGGGCAAGCTGGAGGTGAAGGTGAGGCTGCGGGAGCCCCTGAGTGGCCAGGATGTGCAGATGGTCACTGAAAACTGGCTGGTCCTGGAGCCCAGGGGCCTGTGA
- the CC2D1B gene encoding coiled-coil and C2 domain-containing protein 1B isoform X2, translating to MPGPRPRKGPQGSGQGVAAAKQLGLFVEFNPEDMLLGMEETEDDEDLEAELLSLTGEAGTTSRKPAPKGQAPLPITHIEKLAADCMRDEEEEEEEEEGLEEDTDLLAELQEVLGADEGVGSLDGNETAIRDSTEEKGQENIEHPVQTALLTASVPAAQAGGPQGLQTLLEDRIHNYQEAAAGAKEAGEAAKARRCERGLKTLESQLAAVRRGRKINEDEIPPPVALGKKPPVPQEITNRSPEADPPAPPTMLPDNSSQSETSLLGSPGISAPPSSDPDPRALLSARQKEYKVAALNAKRAGDLDHARELMRIGKRFGAVLEALEKGQPVDLSAMPPAPEDLKPLPQASKALTASSVPPAVERLQPVMTSDTPATPVAHTEPQTVLDALQQRLNKYREAGIQARGSGDERKARMHERIAKQYQDAIRAHRAGRRVDFAELPVPPGFPPIPGLEPTVGTEEDAVAATLAAAQKLASEDTAPADEDEDEPPAQAPAPKKPLVPSSRPLPEPKASSSKESLSPSVREQLALLEARKLQYQRAALQAKRGQDLEQAKAHLRLAKCLEAQIMQVRAGRPVDLSKVPSPLTDEEGDFILIHHEDLRLSQKAEEVYAQLQKMLLGQHEKCLLFSKQFMHQGNVAETTRFEKLAQDRKKQLEILQLAQAQGLDPPSHHFELKTFQTVRIFSELNSTEMHLIIVRGMNLPAPPGVTPDDLDAFVRFEFHYPNSDQAQKSKTAVVKNTNSPEFDQLFKLNINRNHRGFRRVIQSKGIKFEIFHKGSFFRSDKLVGTAHLKLERLENECEIREILEVLDGRKPTGGKLEVKLTVSAGRGARLVAVCGSVLSQLCWLQKPLYIRETDAAARTPKTY from the exons CCCCCTTACCCATCACTCACATCGAGAAGTTGGCAGCAGACTGTATgcgggatgaggaggaggaagaggaggaagaagaagggctGGAGGAGGATACAGACTTGCTG GCTGAGCTGCAGGAGGTCCTGGGTGCAGATGAAGGAGTTGGGTCCCTGGATGGCAATGAGACAGCCATCCGGGATAGCACTGAGGAGAAGGGACAGGAAAACATTGAACATCCAGTGCAAACAGCTCTCCTAACAGCTTCAGTCCCAGCGGCTCAG GCTGGAGGGCCTCAGGGGCTGCAGACTCTGCTGGAAGATCGGATCCACAATTACCAGGAGGCTGCGGCTGGTGCCAAGGAGGCAGGTGAAGCAGCCAAAGCCAGGCGCTGTGAGCGTGGCCTCAAG ACTCTAGAGTCCCAGTTGGCTGCTGTGAGGAGAGGCAGGAAGATCAATGAGGATGAGATCCCACCaccagtggccttgggcaagaAACCCCCGGTCCCCCAGGAAATAACCAACAGGAGCCCCGAGGCAGaccctcctgctccccccaccatgTTGCCAG ACAACTCTTCCCAGTCTGAGACAAGCCTCTTGGGCAGCCCTGGCATTTCTGCCCCTCCCAGTTCAGACCCAGATCCACGGGCCCTGTTGTCGGCCCGACAGAAAGAGTACAAAGTGGCTGCCCTGAATGCCAAGCGGGCTGGAGACCTAGATCATGCCCGAGAGCTCATGAGGATCGGGAAG AGATTTGGTGCCGTCCTGGAGGCCCTGGAGAAGGGACAGCCTGTGGACCTGAGTGCCATGCCCCCGGCACCTGAAG ACCTGAAGCCCCTCCCACAGGCTTCTAAGGCCCTCACAGCATCCTCAGTACCCCCAGCAGTGGAGCGACTGCAGCCAGTGATGACCTCTGACACCCCAGCAACTCCAG TGGCCCATACTGAGCCACAGACAGTGCTGGACGCCCTGCAGCAGAGGCTGAACAAGTACCGGGAGGCAGGCATCCAGGCCCGGGGCAGCGGGGACGAGCGAAAGGCCCGGATGCATGAACGCATTGCCAAG CAATATCAAGATGCCATTCGAGCGCACCGAGCAGGACGCAGAGTTGATTTTGCTGAGTTGCCTGTTCCTCCAG GGTTCCCCCCCATCCCTGGTCTGGAACCCACTGTGGGCACTGAGGAGGATGCAGTAGCAGCCACTTTAGCAGCTGCCCAGAAACTAGCCTCCGAGGACACAGCGCCAGCAGACGAGGATGAGGATGAG CCTCCAGCCCAGGCCCCAGCACCCAAGAAGCCTCTGGTCCCTTCATCCCGGCCCCTGCCTGAGCCCAAGGCCTCAAGTTCTAAGGAGTCACTGAGTCCCTCTG TGCGGGAGCAGCTGGCACTGCTAGAGGCCCGCAAACTGCAGTACCAGCGGGCAGCCCTGCAGGCCAAGCGTGGCCAGGACTTGGAACAGGCCAAAGCTCATCTGCGGCTGGCCAAATGCCTTGAGGCTCAGATCATGCAGGTCCGAGCTGGCCGACCTGTGGACCTCTCCAAG GTGCCTTCACCCTTGACGGATGAGGAGGGTGACTTTATCCTCATTCATCACGAAGACCTGCGCCTCTCCCAGAAGGCTGAGGAGGTGTACGCCCAGCTACAAAAAATGCTTCTTGGGCAACATGAG AAATGTCTGCTGTTTTCCAAGCAGTTCATGCACCAGGGCAATGTGGCTGAGACTACCCG GTTTGAGAAGCTTGCTCAGGACCGCAAGAAGCAGCTTGAGATCCTGCAGCTGGCCCAGGCTCAGGGCCTTGACCCTCCTAGCCACCACTTTGAGTTGAAGACATTCCAGACTGTGAG GATCTTCTCAGAACTCAACAGCACAGAAATGCATCTGATCATTGTCCGGGGAATGAACCTCCCAGCCCCTCCAG GGGTGACCCCTGATGACTTGGATGCTTTTGTGCGGTTTGAGTTCCACTACCCTAACTCG GACCAAgctcaaaaaagcaaaacagctGTGGTGAAGAACACAAATTCTCCAG AATTTGATCAACTCTTCAAACTAAATATCAACCGAAACCACCGGGGTTTCAGGAGGGTGATCCAAAGCAAAGGAATCAAGTTTGAAATCTTCCATAAAGG ATCCTTCTTCAGAAGTGACAAGCTGGTTGGCACAGCCCACCTGAAACTGGAACGGCTGGAGAATGAGTGTGAGATCAGAGAGATTTTGGAG GTCCTGGATGGAAGGAAGCCTACAGGGGGCAAGCTGGAGGTGAAG CTGACGGTCAGCGCTGGGAGAGGAGCCAGGCTAGTGGCTGTGTGCGGAAGTGTCCTTTCCCAGCTTTGCTGGCTGCAGAAGCCTTTGTACATAAGGGAGACAGATGCTGCTGCACGAACACCAAAGACCTACTAA